A window from Scheffersomyces stipitis CBS 6054 chromosome 7, complete sequence encodes these proteins:
- the POL5.2 gene encoding RNA-directed DNA polymerase Tps5.2 (Part of Tps5 polyprotein; 29 other similar fragments in chromosome~go_function DNA binding |3677) yields MSWFRWLYTQNLLTSAVTTTGDKLVISHDDIVHPKYGQLATRDSRNLYLSCLEIVSPSTVSRANHSAYSATAPVSASALVHARLGHPSPTVVRSALKYPNMPRTAVHDSISCEACLSSKSTRVIPKTTTGPVTFAPLQLLHCDLSGPHAGGPSSLFYFCILLDDFTRFKAVGPILKKSDAADFIIKVIKAWTNHFSSRGGYRVCNFRSDNGGEFVNSTLTSFFAAEGSQTQLTVPGNSHQNGRAERAIRSVLDKTRTMITASSLPSPLYPHALQHAAFLLNRLPTPVLQNRPPFELWHGARPILSQLKVFGCAAFVNVPPNHRQSKLVARAIKGVYLGSDPFRKAHLVYDLATRQVITSSHVRFQENVFLFARPSTSTVVSATSIGGGGSGGGSFPSISAPAPGLTQGPRVSSPPSPSPPSTPSDSTVAQSPGSSAASSSASAPVSPAASTTPSSQPPSTPTPVPSPISVPSPTPAPTSAPVPSDTSVPSTSAALTAPSRAVVSAQRSDSPPSDSYESSDDSYTAPASREVPTLTASREVPTLTAPRKVPSLPSTRKVPSLPAPRTVPSLPAPRTVPSLLPVPRNRLSAPTAPLGLPHPAVEAPPTIPGSSSAIPMEIDSTYTEPESMSEDGYGMEVVSDQEFFDAPEQYGTHPRSSPLISTRSSMDVSSDQEEYPDPSTYMDIVVMDSDDFSSYHDSEMEDASDMDPLPLIRPTSNMEMEDASDTVSSTPHLLLYPCLRHFIVHSFYPCPSILASDSFAIAIGSLGAT; encoded by the exons ATGTCGTGGTTCCGGTGGTTGTA tactcagaatcttctcACCCTGGCTGTTACTACTACTGGTGACAAACTTGTTATCTCTCATGATGACATTGTTCACCCTAAGTATGGCCAACTTGCTACCAGAGACCTGAGAAATCTTTACTTGCTGTGTCTCGAAATTGTCAGCCCCTCGACTGTCTCGCGGGCTAACCACTCTGCCTACTCGGCCACTGCTCCTGTTTCTGCCTCTGCTCTTGTCCATGCTCGCCTTGGCCACCCTTCTCCGACTGTCGTTCGTCTGGCCTTGAAATATCCGAACATGCCTCGCACGGCTGTTCACGACTCGATTTCATGTGAAGCATGTCTTAGCTCCAAGAGCACTCGGGTGATTCCCAAAACGACCACCGGCCCAGTCACATTTGCTCccttgcaacttcttcactgtgaTTTGTCCGGTCCTCATGCCGGTGGTCCCTCCTcgttgttttatttttgtattctacTTGACGACTTTACTCGCTTCAAAGCTGTTGGCCCTATCctcaagaaatcggatGCTGCggacttcattatcaaagttATTAAGGCATGGACAaaccacttctccagtcgTGGTGGCTACCGTGTCTGTAACTTTCgttctgacaatggaggTGAGTTCGTCAATCTGACGCttacttctttctttgcgGCAGAAGGTAGCCAGACCCAGCTCACTGTGCCTGGTAACTCACATCAAAATGGACGTGCTGAAAGAGCGATTCGCTCCGTTCTTGATAAAACGCGTACCATGATTACTGCGAGCTCTCTTCCTTCGCCCCTCTACCCGCATGCACTCCAACATGCTGCATTTCTCCTAAACCGGCTACCAACAcctgttctccaaaatcgcccgccatttgaactctggCATGGCGCGAGGCCTATCTTATCTCAACTTAAAGTGTTTGGGTGTGCTGCCTTTGTGAATGTTCCACCTAATCACCGTcaactgaagttggtcGCTCGTGCAATCAAGGGTGtttatcttggatctgaTCCGTTTCGGAAAgctcatcttgtttatgATCTCGCTACCAGACAAGTGATTACCTCTTCTCATGTTCGGTTCcaggaaaatgtctttctttttgcaagACCTCTGACGTCTACTGTCGTGTCGGCTACctccattggtggtggtggtagtggtggtggaagttttccttctattctggCACCCGCTCCAGGCCTCACTCAGGGTCCTCGTGTGTCTCTGCCCCCATCTCCCTCGCCTCCATCCACGCCATCTGACAGTACTGTTGCTCAATCGCCAGGTTCATCTGCCGCTCTGTCGTCTGCTTCGGCACCGGTCTCTCCTGCTGCATCTACTACTCCTCTGTCGCAGCCTCCGTCGACTCCTACACCGGTGccttctcctattctggTACCTTCTCCTACTCCGGCGCCTacttctgctccggtaccttctgatactctggtaccttctacttctgcGGCCCTAACCGCACCATCCCGTGCCGTTGTTCTGGCTCAGAGGTCCGATCTGCCTCCCTCTGATTCCTACGAGCTGTCCGACGACTCCTATACAGCTCCTGCTTCTCGTGAGGTACCAACTCTCACTGCTTCTCGTGAGGTACCAACTCTTACTGCTCCTCGTAAGGTACCCTcccttccttcaactcgtaaGGTGCCATCTCTTCCAGCACCTCGTACGGTACCTTCACTTCCAGCACCTCGTACAGTACCCTCccttcttcctgttcctcGCAATAGACTATCTGCTCCTACTGCTCCTCTCGGTCTTCCTCATCCTGCGGTTGAGGCTCCACCCACTATCCCTGGATCTTCATCGGCCATACCCATGGAAATAGACTCTACGTATACTGAGCCTGAGTCTATGTCTGAAGATGGCTATGGCATGGAGGTGGTCTCTGATCAGGAATTCTTCGATGCTCCTGAGCAATACGGTACTCATCCCCGTTCGTCACCTTTGATCTCCACGCGCTCCTCTATGGATGTTCTGCTGGATCAGGAAGAATACCCAGATCCGTCAACCTATATGGACATCGTGGTGATGGATTCGGatgatttttcttcttatcacGACTCGGAAATGGAGGATGCCTCCGACATGGATCCCCTTCCGCTTATTCGTCCTACTTCTaatatggaaatggaggaCGCCTCCGACACGGTGTCCTCCACTCCTCACCTCCTCCTCTACCCCTGTCTCAGACATTTCATCGTTCATAGCTTCTATCCATGTCCCAGTATCTTGGCTTCCGACAGCTTCGCTATAGCTATTGGGAGTCTTGGGGCTACCTAA
- the RTP1 gene encoding retrotransposon (Pichia stipitis transposon polyprotein 5 (Tps5) (TCA5)(TDH5) retrotransposon polyprotein), producing the protein MNNPIQSTELPKQTVQQVMSQLNSGLMVIDTLLLRGRENFSEWKDWMTGMFSSCVLATEIAAYLSEKELSITFTDQQALSHKLRELILKCMKPDVQSLFTHYSSGVETWKAVETKYAIASSRDAVGYLKYLFGRLADPTITTEAGFLIAEKLTAFMTKYDNDSMKALLFLYGTGNSKDLQPF; encoded by the exons atgaataatccgattcaatctactgagcttccaaagcaaacagttcaacaggttatgagccaATTAAATTCCGGCCTCATGGTCattgatactcttcttctcagagGCCGTGAgaactttctggaatggaAAGACTGGATGACTGGTATGTTCAGTAGCTGCGTCTTGGCTACAGAGATTGCTGCTTATctttcagaaaaagaaCTTTCCATCACCTTTACGGACCAGCAGGCGTTGAGCCACAAGCTCCGTGAGCTTATCCTCAAGTGTATGAAGCCTGACGTTCAGTCATTGTTCACGCACTACTCTCTGGGTGTcgaaacttggaaagctGTCGAAACCAAGTATGCGATCGCCAGCTCTAGGGATGCGGTCGGCTATCTCAAGTACTTATTTGGTCGTCTTGCTGATCCGACCATTACGACTGAAGCTGGGTTCttgattgctgaaaagttgactgCGTTTATGACGAAGTACGATAACGACTCCATGAAAGCGctcctcttcctttatGGTACGGGAAACTCCAAG gatttgcagccattctga
- a CDS encoding predicted protein: PSSQPPSTPTPVPSPISVPSPTPAPASTPVPSSAPVPSSAPVPSSAPVPSSAPVPSDTSVPSTSAALTAPSRAVVSAQRSDSPPSDSYESSDDSYTAPASREVPTLTAPRTVPSLPAPRKVPSLPAPRKVPSLPSTRKVPSLPAPRTVPSLPAPRTVPSLLPVPRNILSAPTAPLGLPHPAVKAPSPIPGSSS, encoded by the coding sequence CCTCTGTCGCAGCCTCCGTCGACTCCTACGCCGGTGccttctcctattctggTACCTTCTCCTACTCCGGCTCCTGCTTCTactccggtaccttcttctgctccggtaccttcttctgctccggtaccttcttctgctccggtaccttcttctgctccggtaccttctgatactctggtaccttctacttctgcGGCTCTAACTGCACCATCCCGTGCCGTTGTTCTGGCTCAGAGGTCTGATCTGCCTCCCTCTGACTCCTACGAGCTGTCTGACGACTCCTATACAGCTCCTGCTTCTCGTGAGGTACCAACTCTTACTGCTCCTCGTACGGTACCATCCCTTCCTGCTCCTCGTAAGGTACCATCCCTTCCTGCTCCTCGTAAGGTACCCTcccttccttcaactcgtaaGGTGCCATCTCTTCCAGCACCTCGTACGGTACCTTCACTTCCAGCACCTCGTACAGTACCCTCccttcttcctgttcctcGCAATATACTATCTGCTCCTACTGCTCCTCTCGGTCTTCCTCATCCTGCGGTTAAGGCTCCATCCCCTATCCCTGGATCTTCATCG